A part of Candidatus Methylomirabilota bacterium genomic DNA contains:
- the thiE gene encoding thiamine phosphate synthase gives MDPSLYVILDRTVARGRDLVTLLEATIAGGCRMVQLREKQWPSGRLLALAGQLLARCREAGATFIVNDRVDLAVALGANGVHVGQDDLPPRLARPMLRPGMLLGVSTHSLEQARAAQAAGADYVAVGAMFPTATKPDFELVGPDLIRKLRTEIRAPLIGIGGITHDNVGEVIQAGAAGVAVISAVCAADDPEHATRRFIEAIRAARALTPDVRSL, from the coding sequence ATGGATCCGAGCCTCTACGTCATCCTCGACCGGACCGTGGCCCGCGGCCGCGATCTCGTCACCCTGCTCGAGGCGACTATCGCCGGTGGCTGCCGCATGGTGCAGCTTCGCGAGAAGCAATGGCCCTCCGGACGGCTCCTGGCGCTGGCCGGCCAGTTGCTGGCGCGCTGTCGCGAGGCCGGCGCCACCTTCATCGTGAACGACCGCGTGGACCTGGCCGTGGCGCTGGGAGCCAACGGGGTGCATGTCGGCCAGGACGACCTGCCGCCGCGCCTGGCCCGCCCGATGTTGCGGCCAGGGATGCTGCTCGGCGTGTCCACGCACAGCCTGGAGCAGGCCCGGGCGGCTCAGGCTGCGGGCGCGGACTACGTGGCAGTGGGCGCGATGTTCCCTACGGCCACCAAACCCGACTTCGAGCTCGTCGGCCCCGATCTCATCCGAAAGCTCCGAACCGAGATCCGTGCACCCCTCATCGGAATCGGCGGAATCACGCATGACAACGTGGGCGAGGTCATCCAGGCGGGCGCCGCCGGCGTCGCGGTCATCTCCGCGGTGTGCGCCGCCGACGATCCGGAGCACGCCACCCGGCGCTTCATCGAGGCGATCCGGGCCGCCCGCGCCTTGACCCCGGATGTCCGCTCGCTATAA